GCCCATATGCCGGAAAAGACAGGCGTGTTCCTGGGGTTAACCGCGTTTCAAATGAATGGTGCCGATGCTCTGTATGCGGGTACGGCCAACTTCTTACTGGAAAGTGATGATAAGGAGCCGCTGCTTGATGCCCTGGCCGAGGTGGCCTGGGATGACAACAGCGAAGCCAATCATCAGCGTCTGAGTGATGTGCTCGGCACCAGAACCATGCCTGAGCAGCCGAGCTTCCTTAAGGACAATGCTGAGCTTATCTGTGAGCTTTGCAGTGGCTCTCTGGAGACTGTGATTGAGCGTTTCAAAGCACTGCCGGACGACAGCCACAAATCCCTGCTCAGAGCCCGCGACACCCTGCTGGCCGGCAGCCCGCTCAGTGCCCATCTGGTATGGCATCAGGCCATCATAGGTGAAGAGCTGTCGCTGAACGATTGCTTCCGCTGGGAGCTTGGCGTCAGCGTCAATTGCTGCGCCCATGGCGATTTTGTCGAAGGGGTGCGGGCCCTGCTTATCGATAAAGACAGAAATCCAATATGGCAGTATGCCGATGTGGCCTCGGTACCCGCCGAGGTAATTGGCAGCCTTTTGAGTTCACCCTGGCAGGGCGAGCAGCATCCGCTGCAGGACCTCTGAGGAATACCCTATTCACAGCCCGGTAAATCCCGGGCTTATCCGATTTACGGCCCGGCCCACCGGGCTTGGCAAGGAGCGACATCATGGCGAAGATAGCGTTTATTGGCCTTGGCAACATGGGTGGCCCTATGGCGGCCAATCTGCTGAAGGCGGGACACAGTGTGTCCGTATTTGATCTTAACCCAACTGCGGTTGAGTCACTCAAGGCCCAGGGTGCAGGCAGTGGCGACACGGCGCAGGCCATTGCCGCCGATGCGGACTTTGTGGTGAGTATGCTACCCGCCGGTAAGCATGTGCGCGGTCTCTATTTAGGCACTGATACTGCCAAAGGCCTGATTGAGGTGGTGAAAGCAGGTTGTCTCTTGATAGACTGCTCCACCATTGATGCCCAGAGTGCGCGCGCCGTGGCCGAAGCCGCCGCGGCCAAGGGCCTGGAATTTATTGATGCACCTGTGTCCGGCGGTACTGCCGGCGCTGCTGCCGGTACCCTGACCTTTATCTGTGGCGGCACTGATGCGGCCTTTGAGAAGGCGCGTACCGTACTGGCCAATATGGGTGTGAACATTTTCCATGCCGGTGGCCCGGGAGCCGGTCAGGTTGCTAAAATTTGCAACAACATGCTCTTGTCTGTACTCATGGTGGGCACCAGCGAGGCGCTGTCACTGGGGATTGACCATGGGCTCGACCCCAAGGTGTTGTCAGACATTATGAAGGTATCCAGTGGCGGTAACTGGACCCTGGAAAAGTACAATCCCTGCCCGGGTGTGATGGATAATGTGCCCTCTTCCAAGGGTTATCAGGGCGGCTTTATGGTCGACCTGATGGTGAAGGATTTGGGATTGTCACAGGAAGCTGCCCTCGGCAGTCAGTCCAGCACCCCCATGGGCGCACTGGCTCGCAGTCTGTATGTGTCCCATGCCCGCGCCGGAA
The window above is part of the Shewanella litorisediminis genome. Proteins encoded here:
- a CDS encoding enoyl-CoA hydratase/isomerase family protein; its protein translation is MTQKVVFQTLGTASGKQIGVATLNVEAALNALDLDMVRALTAQLKAWQADDDIAMVMLDGAGDKAFCAGGDVRALYQASKEAPGSTETLAKTFFEEEYRLDYFIHEFGKPFMVWGDGIVMGGGLGLMAGASHRIATERSRIAMPEITIGLYPDVGGTFFLAHMPEKTGVFLGLTAFQMNGADALYAGTANFLLESDDKEPLLDALAEVAWDDNSEANHQRLSDVLGTRTMPEQPSFLKDNAELICELCSGSLETVIERFKALPDDSHKSLLRARDTLLAGSPLSAHLVWHQAIIGEELSLNDCFRWELGVSVNCCAHGDFVEGVRALLIDKDRNPIWQYADVASVPAEVIGSLLSSPWQGEQHPLQDL
- the mmsB gene encoding 3-hydroxyisobutyrate dehydrogenase — translated: MAKIAFIGLGNMGGPMAANLLKAGHSVSVFDLNPTAVESLKAQGAGSGDTAQAIAADADFVVSMLPAGKHVRGLYLGTDTAKGLIEVVKAGCLLIDCSTIDAQSARAVAEAAAAKGLEFIDAPVSGGTAGAAAGTLTFICGGTDAAFEKARTVLANMGVNIFHAGGPGAGQVAKICNNMLLSVLMVGTSEALSLGIDHGLDPKVLSDIMKVSSGGNWTLEKYNPCPGVMDNVPSSKGYQGGFMVDLMVKDLGLSQEAALGSQSSTPMGALARSLYVSHARAGNGSRDFSSIFEHFAKGDKA